The genomic segment GTACCTCAATTGTGACATCATGATCCAACTCTGTGCTGGGTGCTGGACTATAATCCATCGCCTGGACTTGCCTTGGCGGAATCAGGTCTTGATCCCAGCAAACAAAGTAGATATCCCCATCCAGATCACTCCCAGAACATTCATTTGGATGAGGTCTGTCATCAAAGTTTTAACACTGATTAACAATGCCATGAAAAATGATAGAAAGAGTTCATAAGGATGGAAGCTAGTTTTACTAGAAAGAACAATTAATAAAGTTCACATTTGAAGACAAATTGAGAATATTCCAGATAGATGAAATACTGCAGAATTATAGTTACAAAAAAAGTTGACCCCATAATTATATAAAGTTGCATCAGTTCCACAATCATCAGGGACATATGTAGTTTCCTATGAAGAACAGTAAAGACTATGTAGAATGTCATCCTTCCAGACTTCAACTCTATGGAACTCATAACATATACTACAATGAACCAATGGGGTTGAAAAATGAGAGACTAGGGTGCAATGGTATGAATGACgtattttttcagaaaacattttttgaaaaattatttcagtCAGACCAAGCATACTGTGTAGGGGAAAAAGACGTTTTTTTTATTGGTGATGCCAACAGTAAATActataaaacaataaaaattccACTTTCTTTTCAGTGCAAACACAATGTAACTTCATAACGGTCATGTAAAGCTACAAAATTTCGATTATATGCTTCTTTCCAGAATGAAATTTCATGACTATAGATTCCAAATATAAGCTTCTTACAAGGGTAGGtgcattttatttttaagtttttttgaaTGCACTCATTAAAAGAAGTAACACGTTGATAGTTGGTAAGACCAGGCAAGAAATGGTAAATCCTTCTATAAGATTGCATTTAAATCAAACAGTTCCaacgtaaattttttttacctttttcctttctgGGGAAATACAACACAATCTACCATGTGGTGCAATGCTGGAACATCTACAGCCCTTAAAACACGAATATCACCAGGATGCAAGCATGGATTTTTTGCAACAACCACGTTTCCCTTGAGAATGAAATTATAGTTGGCGGATCTACTGTCATTAAAAGGGTGCAAATCCTCATAAAACTGTCTACGTCCAGCGCCAGTAAACTGAACAAACACCTGACCATATTCCAAGGTTCTGGATTCATCCAAACATCCCATCATTGCTCTTCCATTTGGAATAAATATTCTTGTTCTAGTCCGCAAATCGAGCAACTTGGATGCCCGGAAAGCTTGCAGCATCATTGAAAGAAAGGGCTCCTCATCAGGCATATAACCACAATTTAGCATCTCCTTGAGAATATTAGTGTTCTCTCCAGGAGACATCAATTCCAAAGCCTCCTGTGCCTTGAAAGAATCATGCAAGATAGCATCAAGCTGCTCTACGGCTTCATTTTGCTTCTGTTCGAGAACATAATCTTTCACCCCAAGTGTAGACAAGAGAGTAACCAGTTGACGATTAAGATAACAAGGCTGATATTTGCTCCATGCCAGGACATCTAACTTTATGTTGTTTGATTCATATTTCAGCATGCTCTTTCTCAAAGACAACTTCATTGATGAATATTGATCAACAGCCACAACACCTTTATATCCACCATAACGAATCTGGAAAGCAGATGGAGTATATTGAAGGCCACATTTTGTGGCAACTCTACGAGCAAAGTCAGCAGATATTTTTCCAATTCCATCAGAAAAGACATAGTTGGTTCCATGAACCTTCACGTCAGGAATAAGTTCAATCTCATCCCTACCAACACTCAATGTCTCTCTGGAGGAACCAAAAGATTGACCAAGTCTGGCAGCATATTTTGCGACATTCCTGATCTGCTGAAAATCACCCATCCATGTTCTTATATCATTTGCAGTAAGTCCAGGTCTTGATGCAAACATCCACACTGAATTATCCCGCAACTGGCTCGATGAAAATGcaagaaattcaaattttttatcaCCAATTACAAAGCCATTCCGCAGAGTTGATAGGATCCTCTCATAGATGTCTGTCCTGATACCATTTGCTTTTGGTAATAAGTCAGTAGAATACATTTTCTCCCACTCCTCATCAACAAAAGAAACTCGAAGAAAGTTATCTATGTCTTGAGAATAATTGCGCAGAACCCGATTGGAAACATTAACCTCTGGACCACAAAAATAAACTTTGCATGGTGTTACTAGGACCCTTCTTACGTACAGCAATCCGTCATCTAAAGTGATGAACGGAGATTTTGGAACTTGTTTACGCCTGAGATACTCATCATACTGCTCAGTGATCCACCTCACTGGATCATAACAGCACTCCTTTAAATAGTACATTTTCTCTAAGGCGTGCTCAATGCAAGCAATATTTCTCCTTTGAGGATCAACTAATCGGAAAAAGTAGACATTTAATGCTAGCCAGGGTATGCATCCATGCTGAACCATAGAACTAATTTTGAACAATATCTTGTAGGGCAACGCAACTCCTTTGGGGGGCTGGACAATGGGAACCAGAGGCAATttttgagagaaagaagaagaggtgAAACCAGTCTTCTGTAAAGTAATTTGGTTTTCACGTTCTGCATAGTAAAAAAAACTCTCACGGAAATTTGGAAGTTGAACACCATTATGAAACTCCAAACATAAGCTAGAAGATAGCCCTATCCAATTAGCTGGAGTGAAATCTGTTGTCCTCACCCACTGATCATCAGGAGTTTCCTTAAAGAAGCTATAACAGGATTCTTCAAGTCTCTTATAGATCCGAGGAGCACCAAATAACTAAATCatagaaattgaatgaaaaaatCAATAATGAATCTTATTGTAGACCACCCATCAATCAGTTCGGGCAGGACAGAGCACAGGGAAATAGGCTACATCAAATTCTAGGCTCAACCTATGATCAGGTAAGGTCGGATACTGCAGACGCGGATTTAGAACTTGAAGTGTATCAGTTTCTACTATGACctcaaattaatttatatatatattgagtttACATGAATTCATATCTACCTTCCACCATTAGAGATATTTGATAACTCTATCCAttcaaatataaataaatatttgtataagAAATATTTATTGGCGGTTACGATAATATATCTGTAAATTTTCATAATCTAATAATCTCAATTTTGTACCACCAAGTAATGTCAAAACAATTTCATACATTTAGAATAGTTCAATCTAttttgaagtaaaaaaaaaaagaaaaggtttaaTCCACTATTTATAAGAAATACTCAACTCTACAGgacacttcttttttttaaaatttatcaaaGTCGCCATCAAAttgttcatttttatatattgcaTAACATTTATTACTCTTTAATTCATGTGAAGATGTTTGACTGGGCgcgaaattgaaagaaaagaaagattctTGAAAATTATGGTCTGGAACAAGTTATTAGAAattttgtggctataaatcatctcattaaggttaaaacaaaaagtttaaaattagatttttattaaatatgaaaatgtcattcttttttaaactgaCTAATTAGAAAAGAATGTTACCTAAATGGCAACCAAAAAAGtataaaatttgaattatttatttcaataaCCTAGCACAtttcaaggaaaaaaatataaaatctagTCTCTTTTATTCATAGTTTTATAATATACTccgataaaataaaattttggggaCTTCAATATGGGAGGCCTAAAGCAATTGCTTTAATGGCTTCCCCCTAAAGCCGGCCCTGCATGTTAGCCGGCCCTGCATGTTAGCCGGCCCTGCAGCTTTAATGAGAGTGCAAAAAATTCAAACCTAAAAGTCTTTGCTATTTGGAAAATTAGGCTTTTAGTTGTACTGAGTTTTATGCTATTCCTGTGTCAGTGA from the Lycium ferocissimum isolate CSIRO_LF1 chromosome 11, AGI_CSIRO_Lferr_CH_V1, whole genome shotgun sequence genome contains:
- the LOC132036523 gene encoding probable RNA-dependent RNA polymerase 1; its protein translation is MGKTIQVFGFPYLVSAEVVKLFLEKHTGNETVYSLEVKQSKRGPRAFAIVQFTDSRSAEIIINLASQRLDFGSSYLMAWEIKTDIVKLRTYVQRTDGITLNFGCQISDDKFAVLGSSRQVSIEFDVGLKRIYFLLSCGSVDYKLQLSYENIWQIVLHHPYGQNAQFLLIQLFGAPRIYKRLEESCYSFFKETPDDQWVRTTDFTPANWIGLSSSLCLEFHNGVQLPNFRESFFYYAERENQITLQKTGFTSSSFSQKLPLVPIVQPPKGVALPYKILFKISSMVQHGCIPWLALNVYFFRLVDPQRRNIACIEHALEKMYYLKECCYDPVRWITEQYDEYLRRKQVPKSPFITLDDGLLYVRRVLVTPCKVYFCGPEVNVSNRVLRNYSQDIDNFLRVSFVDEEWEKMYSTDLLPKANGIRTDIYERILSTLRNGFVIGDKKFEFLAFSSSQLRDNSVWMFASRPGLTANDIRTWMGDFQQIRNVAKYAARLGQSFGSSRETLSVGRDEIELIPDVKVHGTNYVFSDGIGKISADFARRVATKCGLQYTPSAFQIRYGGYKGVVAVDQYSSMKLSLRKSMLKYESNNIKLDVLAWSKYQPCYLNRQLVTLLSTLGVKDYVLEQKQNEAVEQLDAILHDSFKAQEALELMSPGENTNILKEMLNCGYMPDEEPFLSMMLQAFRASKLLDLRTRTRIFIPNGRAMMGCLDESRTLEYGQVFVQFTGAGRRQFYEDLHPFNDSRSANYNFILKGNVVVAKNPCLHPGDIRVLRAVDVPALHHMVDCVVFPQKGKRPHPNECSGSDLDGDIYFVCWDQDLIPPRQVQAMDYSPAPSTELDHDVTIEEVEEYFTNYIVNDSLGIIANAHVVVADREPDMAMSDPCKELAQLFSIAVDFPKTGVPAEIPSRLRPKEYPDFMEKPDKQTYYSERVIGKLFRKVKDKAPQSSSIATFTRDVARRSYDADLEVDGFEDYIDEAFDYKTEYDNKLGNLMDYYGIKTEAEILSGGIMKASKTFDRRRDAEAIGVAVRSLRKEARTWFKRRSDIDDMLAKASAWYHVTYHPRYWGCYNQGLKRDHFISFPWCVYDQLIQIKKEKARNRPVLHLSSLGHQLSRMELI